In Desulfofundulus luciae, the sequence CTACTCGATAATCTGGGTGACCACGCCGGCTCCGACGGTACGGCCACCTTCCCGGATGGCGAAGCGCAGCCCTTCTTCAATGGCAATGGGGGTGATCAGCTTGATCTCCAGCCGAACGTTGTCCCCGGGCATCACCATCTCCACACCTTCAGGCAGCGTTATCGTTCCCGTCACGTCCGTCGTCCGGAAGTAAAACTGCGGCCGGTACCCGTTAAAGAACGGCGTATGCCGTCCTCCTTCTTCCTTGGTCAACACGTATACCTCCGCACTGAAGTGGGTGTGCGGCTTGATGCTCCCGGGCTTCGCCAGCACCATCCCCCGCTCCACTTCCTTCCGGTCAATCCCGCGTAACAGACACCCAATGTTGTCCCCTGCTTCCCCACGGTCCAGAATCTTCCGGAACATTTCCACGCCCGTGACCACCGTCTTCTTCGGCTTTTCCATCAGTCCCACTATCTCTACTTCGTCGCCCACCTTCACCGTGCCCCGCTCTACACGCCCCGTCACCACCGTACCGCGACCGGTAATGCTGAACACGTCCTCTATGGGCATCAGGAAGGGCTTGTCAATGTCCCGCTGCGGCGTCGGAATGTATTCGTCCACCGCGTCCATCAGTTCCCAGATCGATTTGCACCATTCGCACTCCCGTTTCCCGCAACCGCATTCCAGCGCCTTTAACGCCGAACCGGTGATCACCGGTACGTCGTCCCCGGGAAATTCATAGGTGGACAGAAGTTCCCGCACTTCCATCTCCACCAACTCC encodes:
- the tuf gene encoding elongation factor Tu; protein product: MAKAKFERTKPHVNVGTIGHVDHGKTTLTAAITTVLATVGKAQVKKYEEIDNAPEERERGITINTAHVEYETEKRHYAHVDCPGHADYVKNMITGAAQMDGAILVVSAADGPMPQTREHILLARQVGVPYIVVYLNKADMVDDAELLELVEMEVRELLSTYEFPGDDVPVITGSALKALECGCGKRECEWCKSIWELMDAVDEYIPTPQRDIDKPFLMPIEDVFSITGRGTVVTGRVERGTVKVGDEVEIVGLMEKPKKTVVTGVEMFRKILDRGEAGDNIGCLLRGIDRKEVERGMVLAKPGSIKPHTHFSAEVYVLTKEEGGRHTPFFNGYRPQFYFRTTDVTGTITLPEGVEMVMPGDNVRLEIKLITPIAIEEGLRFAIREGGRTVGAGVVTQIIE